In Polaromonas sp. JS666, one genomic interval encodes:
- a CDS encoding SRPBCC family protein, producing MSSTPISHHINAPRAIVYRALLDAHAVATWMVPAGMSSHVHAFDAREGGAFRISLTYDAPTGAGKTTAHTDTYHGRFVKLVANEQVVEVLEFETADPALRGEMTITISLADADDGTDVFAVHDGLSPGLPAADNEVGWRMSLAKLAALVEADVTSHQSKP from the coding sequence ATGAGCTCGACCCCCATCAGCCACCACATCAACGCGCCCCGCGCGATCGTCTATCGCGCGCTTCTTGATGCGCATGCGGTCGCGACGTGGATGGTGCCGGCTGGCATGAGCAGCCACGTGCATGCGTTTGACGCCCGCGAAGGGGGTGCGTTCCGGATCTCGCTCACGTACGACGCACCGACCGGGGCCGGCAAGACGACCGCGCACACCGACACGTACCACGGCCGCTTTGTGAAGCTGGTGGCGAACGAGCAGGTTGTTGAAGTGCTTGAGTTCGAGACGGCGGATCCCGCGCTGCGCGGTGAGATGACGATCACGATCTCGCTCGCTGATGCGGACGACGGCACTGATGTCTTCGCCGTGCACGACGGGCTATCGCCCGGCCTGCCGGCCGCAGACAACGAGGTTGGCTGGCGGATGTCACTCGCGAAACTGGCGGCGCTTGTCGAGGCGGACGTTACGTCACATCAGTCGAAACCCTGA
- a CDS encoding molybdopterin-dependent oxidoreductase: MNKRNFLAVAAAAGILPATSAPALAKTATSGPALLTVAGAIKKGNRGPLDAALDQMMAKHGVKFSEAFTLDTAALQRLPSITIKPTLEYDNKVHTLTGPLLTTVLNAAGVKTDAALRLGLRAVDGYNVNITLADAKTYRMMVATHMDGKPLALGGLGPQWAVYDADTLAAFKDKPVKERFALCPWGLYFIDVSPA; the protein is encoded by the coding sequence ATGAACAAACGCAATTTCCTCGCTGTGGCCGCTGCGGCCGGCATACTGCCGGCAACCTCGGCACCTGCCCTGGCCAAAACAGCAACAAGTGGTCCTGCACTGCTCACGGTGGCTGGGGCCATCAAAAAGGGCAACCGTGGCCCGCTGGATGCGGCGCTGGACCAGATGATGGCTAAGCATGGCGTCAAGTTCTCCGAGGCGTTTACGCTGGATACCGCGGCGCTTCAGCGTCTGCCGAGCATCACCATCAAGCCCACGCTGGAGTACGACAACAAGGTGCACACCTTGACGGGCCCCTTGTTGACCACCGTGCTGAATGCAGCGGGAGTCAAGACTGATGCTGCGCTGCGCCTTGGCTTGCGGGCGGTCGACGGCTACAACGTGAATATCACTCTGGCTGACGCGAAAACGTACCGGATGATGGTGGCCACCCACATGGATGGCAAGCCCTTGGCGCTGGGTGGGTTGGGGCCGCAGTGGGCTGTTTATGATGCCGACACGCTTGCCGCGTTCAAGGACAAGCCCGTCAAGGAACGGTTTGCCCTGTGCCCTTGGGGGCTTTATTTCATTGACGTGAGCCCTGCGTAG
- a CDS encoding cysteine dioxygenase type I — MASSALESFVSKAMAHARDLPEPADCVLALAPLMLELIERATTFLEPQHYRSDPNHYARNLVYDAPDASLSLYTLVWSPGQWTPVHDHGSWGVVGVLEGVLEERDYVRLSPDSGADEGIHLVRGGVILLGRGAVTSFVPNPDHIHVTGVPPERPRAVSLHLYGRTMNSFNTYDIASGTRRRVNVAHNES; from the coding sequence ATGGCCTCGTCTGCTCTCGAATCTTTCGTCTCAAAAGCCATGGCGCATGCGCGCGATCTCCCCGAGCCTGCCGACTGCGTGCTGGCGCTCGCCCCACTGATGCTCGAACTCATCGAACGGGCAACGACGTTTCTTGAACCGCAGCACTATCGAAGCGACCCGAACCACTACGCTCGCAATCTCGTCTACGACGCACCGGATGCAAGCCTCTCGCTCTACACCCTGGTTTGGTCGCCGGGGCAATGGACACCGGTACACGACCATGGCAGCTGGGGTGTAGTCGGCGTATTGGAGGGCGTGCTGGAGGAGCGCGACTACGTGCGCCTGTCACCAGACAGCGGGGCCGATGAAGGCATTCATCTCGTACGGGGCGGCGTCATCCTCTTGGGGCGCGGCGCAGTCACGAGCTTTGTGCCAAACCCCGACCACATCCACGTCACGGGCGTTCCACCGGAGAGGCCCCGCGCCGTGAGCCTGCATCTTTACGGCCGAACGATGAACAGCTTCAATACCTATGACATTGCCTCAGGCACACGCCGGCGTGTAAACGTAGCGCACAACGAAAGTTGA
- a CDS encoding DUF2182 domain-containing protein, giving the protein MNPTAGPAPPILSRHHRVFLPVLAALIALAWMALWAWARSPYGRYLEHADWTASGPAAFLCRIVPAGDVVVPMVLYAASWILMTTAMMLPTTLPLFSTFDRLTAERPDHGRLLLLLGLGYMAVWGAFGLLAHALHSAVLSLLASVPTLAWHGWLIGAATIALAGAFQFSKLKYRCLEKCRTPLSFVIEHWRGHAQARQAFALGAHHGLFCVGCCWALMLLMFAVGTGSLGWMLVLAAVMAIEKNVSWGRRLSTPLGVALLSWAAVLVATHA; this is encoded by the coding sequence ATGAACCCGACGGCAGGCCCGGCGCCGCCAATCCTCTCGCGCCACCATCGCGTGTTCCTGCCCGTGCTGGCCGCGCTGATTGCGCTCGCGTGGATGGCGCTGTGGGCGTGGGCGCGCAGCCCGTACGGGCGCTATCTGGAGCACGCTGACTGGACAGCCTCCGGCCCGGCGGCGTTTCTGTGCCGCATCGTGCCCGCTGGCGATGTGGTCGTGCCCATGGTGCTGTACGCCGCCTCGTGGATCCTCATGACGACAGCCATGATGCTGCCCACCACCCTGCCCCTGTTCAGCACCTTCGACCGGTTGACGGCCGAGCGCCCGGACCATGGGCGCCTGCTGCTGCTGCTCGGCCTGGGCTACATGGCGGTGTGGGGCGCATTCGGGCTGCTGGCGCATGCGCTGCACAGCGCGGTGCTGTCCCTGCTCGCCAGCGTACCCACGCTGGCGTGGCACGGCTGGCTGATTGGCGCAGCAACGATTGCGCTGGCCGGCGCCTTTCAGTTCAGCAAGCTGAAGTACCGGTGCCTTGAAAAGTGCCGCACGCCCTTGAGCTTCGTGATCGAGCACTGGCGTGGGCATGCGCAGGCGCGGCAGGCGTTTGCGCTAGGTGCGCACCACGGCCTGTTCTGTGTCGGCTGCTGCTGGGCACTGATGCTGCTGATGTTCGCGGTCGGCACTGGCAGCCTCGGCTGGATGCTCGTTCTTGCCGCCGTGATGGCAATCGAAAAAAACGTTTCCTGGGGCCGACGCCTCAGCACGCCGCTTGGTGTGGCGCTGCTGTCGTGGGCCGCCGTGCTGGTGGCAACCCACGCCTGA
- a CDS encoding DUF1326 domain-containing protein produces the protein MSYHLEGRLLEVCNCNVLCPCWIGEDPDNGTCDTIVAWRIDKGTVDGVDVGGNTIAAVAHVPGNILEGNWRAAIFVDDKASKEQEEALLKVYTGQAGGPVADLAKLIGEVVSVERAPIRFTVEEGKGILEIGKNYFAELEPYRGAMGGLTTLSDTVFSTVPGAPVFVGKAPTYRSKNAALGIDLDIKNHNALQSTFVFDA, from the coding sequence ATGAGCTATCACCTGGAAGGTCGTCTGCTCGAGGTTTGCAACTGCAACGTCCTGTGCCCCTGCTGGATCGGTGAGGATCCGGACAACGGCACCTGCGACACCATCGTCGCGTGGCGCATTGACAAGGGAACGGTCGACGGCGTCGATGTGGGCGGCAACACCATTGCAGCCGTGGCCCATGTGCCCGGCAATATCCTGGAAGGCAACTGGAGAGCCGCGATCTTTGTCGACGACAAGGCTTCCAAGGAACAGGAAGAGGCACTGCTCAAGGTCTACACCGGCCAGGCCGGCGGCCCGGTGGCCGATCTTGCCAAGCTCATCGGCGAGGTGGTGTCGGTGGAACGGGCGCCAATCCGCTTCACCGTCGAGGAGGGCAAGGGCATACTCGAGATCGGCAAGAACTACTTCGCTGAACTTGAGCCATACCGTGGTGCGATGGGTGGGCTGACCACGCTATCCGACACCGTGTTCTCGACGGTGCCGGGGGCGCCGGTGTTTGTCGGCAAGGCCCCGACCTACCGATCCAAAAACGCCGCGCTCGGCATTGACCTCGACATCAAGAACCACAACGCCCTGCAGAGCACCTTCGTCTTCGATGCATGA
- a CDS encoding vanadium-dependent haloperoxidase produces the protein MNAIKSLSRITVAASMTLAAAAVHADAVTDWNVKANDIIVAGRVGPPPANRALAIANVAVFDAVNAITGRYAASGRVVLDAAPAASVEAAVAAAMRGTLGKLLVPQQAEIDAAYQAALATVPDGAARSAGIAVGEKAAAAILALRGGDGATAPDSYVPFSMPGVYVPTASPAVPHWGKRKPWVLASGDQLRPGAPPALSSEVWARDYNEIKALGGKTSTQRSAAQTEIARFWETTQPVIYYPLARAVALQPGRDVTQNARLLAAVGMAMDDALVAIFDAKYTYNFWRPVTAIRNGDKDGNDATERDPMWAPFIDTPMHPEYPCAHCVISASLGAVLQAEIGNGPMPRLATTSPTAPGVTRSWTSIAEFTQEVANARIYDGVHFRNSTEVGTALGRKVGEMVAAKALR, from the coding sequence ATGAACGCAATTAAGTCTTTGTCACGTATCACGGTCGCGGCATCAATGACGCTGGCTGCAGCGGCAGTCCATGCCGACGCCGTCACCGATTGGAATGTCAAGGCCAATGACATCATCGTGGCCGGAAGAGTGGGGCCGCCACCGGCCAACCGTGCGTTGGCAATCGCAAATGTTGCGGTGTTCGACGCGGTCAATGCGATCACCGGACGCTATGCGGCGTCCGGCCGGGTGGTGCTAGACGCAGCGCCGGCTGCATCGGTCGAAGCCGCGGTCGCGGCGGCCATGCGCGGCACCTTGGGTAAGCTGCTGGTGCCGCAGCAGGCCGAGATCGACGCGGCCTATCAAGCGGCGCTGGCAACGGTGCCCGATGGAGCTGCGCGGAGCGCCGGCATCGCCGTTGGAGAGAAGGCGGCTGCTGCGATCCTGGCATTGCGTGGCGGCGACGGCGCAACGGCACCAGACAGCTACGTGCCGTTCAGCATGCCTGGTGTCTATGTGCCGACGGCTTCGCCCGCGGTCCCGCATTGGGGCAAGCGAAAGCCCTGGGTCTTGGCCTCGGGCGACCAACTCAGGCCTGGCGCGCCGCCTGCACTGTCCAGCGAGGTCTGGGCTCGCGACTACAACGAGATCAAGGCCTTGGGCGGCAAGACCAGCACCCAGCGCAGCGCAGCGCAGACCGAGATCGCGCGCTTCTGGGAAACCACCCAGCCGGTGATCTATTACCCGCTGGCACGCGCCGTGGCCTTGCAGCCCGGCCGCGATGTGACGCAAAACGCCAGGCTGCTGGCCGCAGTGGGCATGGCCATGGACGATGCCCTGGTCGCGATCTTCGATGCCAAGTACACCTACAACTTCTGGCGCCCCGTGACTGCGATCCGCAACGGCGACAAGGATGGCAACGACGCTACCGAACGTGACCCGATGTGGGCGCCCTTCATCGACACGCCGATGCACCCGGAGTACCCCTGCGCGCATTGCGTTATCAGTGCGTCACTCGGTGCGGTGCTGCAAGCCGAGATTGGCAACGGGCCGATGCCCCGGCTCGCCACCACCAGCCCTACCGCACCGGGTGTGACGCGATCGTGGACCAGCATCGCCGAATTCACGCAGGAGGTGGCCAATGCACGCATCTACGACGGCGTGCACTTCCGCAATTCGACCGAGGTCGGTACAGCGCTGGGCCGCAAGGTTGGCGAAATGGTGGCGGCGAAAGCCCTGCGGTAG
- a CDS encoding IS4-like element ISPosp1 family transposase, which translates to MDRNARNAFHQRQVRIKRQTKATHAVEFFNVLTSPELLETTEALLPEHRERLYPPTVALSMFMRQVLEADGSCQKAVNGWAAQRAADGLRPCSVRTGGYCRARQRLPLEMVGTLTRETGRLLHEKALAQWLWRGRAVKLVDGTGISMPDTPENQERYPQPRTQAPGVGFPLARLVMVICLATGAALDMAVGPHSGKGSGELGLVRRLLAGFCPGDVMLADALYCNYFLIASLMAAGVDVLFEQNGSRITDFRRGQSLGPRDHIVRWPKPPRPEWMTPEQYTGFPDELTVREVKVAHQVLVTTLLDHRKVSKNDLSALYARRWNVELDLRNLKTTTGMDVLSCQTPQMNEKQLWVHLLAYNVIRLLMAQAARNVGIDPRELSFKHTVQLWTEWVSRGLSATKEGGRLFTLIAQCRVGNRSARMEPRMRKRRPKPYPWLKVPRAYARRKIKIHGHDWEPK; encoded by the coding sequence ATGGATCGTAACGCCCGAAACGCTTTTCATCAACGTCAAGTCCGTATCAAACGCCAGACCAAGGCGACGCATGCGGTGGAGTTCTTCAACGTACTGACGAGTCCTGAGTTGCTGGAGACGACCGAGGCGCTGCTGCCCGAGCACCGCGAGCGGCTGTATCCGCCCACGGTTGCACTGTCGATGTTCATGCGCCAGGTGCTGGAGGCTGATGGCTCGTGCCAGAAGGCGGTCAATGGCTGGGCCGCGCAACGCGCGGCCGATGGTTTGAGGCCATGCAGCGTTCGTACCGGCGGGTACTGCCGGGCTCGCCAGCGCCTGCCGCTGGAGATGGTCGGTACGCTGACACGCGAAACAGGCCGCTTGCTCCACGAGAAGGCGCTGGCGCAATGGCTATGGCGTGGGCGCGCGGTCAAGCTGGTGGACGGCACCGGCATCTCGATGCCCGATACTCCCGAGAACCAGGAACGTTATCCCCAGCCCCGCACCCAGGCGCCTGGAGTAGGCTTTCCGCTGGCGCGACTGGTCATGGTGATTTGTCTGGCAACCGGCGCGGCGCTGGATATGGCGGTAGGGCCACACAGCGGCAAGGGCAGCGGCGAACTCGGGCTTGTGCGCCGTCTGCTCGCAGGCTTCTGCCCAGGTGATGTGATGCTTGCCGATGCCCTGTACTGCAACTATTTCTTGATCGCCTCCCTGATGGCCGCAGGCGTGGATGTGTTGTTCGAGCAAAACGGATCGCGCATCACCGACTTTCGCCGTGGTCAGTCGCTGGGACCACGCGATCACATCGTGCGCTGGCCTAAACCGCCCCGCCCAGAGTGGATGACGCCTGAGCAGTACACGGGCTTTCCCGATGAGCTAACGGTGCGCGAAGTCAAAGTAGCTCACCAGGTATTGGTCACCACACTGCTTGACCATCGCAAGGTCAGCAAGAACGATCTCTCGGCGCTGTACGCGCGTCGCTGGAACGTCGAACTCGATCTGCGCAACCTCAAGACCACCACGGGCATGGATGTGCTGAGCTGCCAGACGCCGCAGATGAACGAAAAACAGCTATGGGTTCATCTGCTGGCCTACAACGTGATTCGGTTGCTCATGGCGCAGGCCGCCCGCAATGTCGGCATAGACCCGCGTGAGCTGAGCTTCAAGCACACCGTACAACTGTGGACCGAGTGGGTCTCGCGCGGTCTGTCGGCCACGAAGGAAGGCGGGCGGCTGTTCACATTGATCGCCCAGTGCAGGGTGGGCAATCGATCCGCACGCATGGAGCCGCGAATGCGAAAGCGACGACCCAAACCCTACCCGTGGCTAAAGGTCCCGCGTGCGTATGCTCGCCGGAAAATCAAGATACATGGTCACGACTGGGAGCCAAAGTAA
- a CDS encoding cupin domain-containing protein, whose translation MRTRTLIGRSLQLALLFVLGLVGSFALAQAPAQEQALTRTARDAQLKWSPCPPFLPKGCAIAVLHGDPAKENADLFFKVPAKSTIPLHWHTSAERMILVAGELHVTYDGQKTAVLKPGTYAYGPPKVPHKGFCASTSACILFIAFVSPLDAVPVENKGK comes from the coding sequence ATGCGTACCCGAACCCTCATCGGCCGCTCATTGCAGCTGGCTCTGTTGTTCGTCCTGGGCCTTGTCGGCTCATTCGCGCTTGCCCAGGCGCCTGCCCAGGAGCAGGCGCTGACACGGACGGCCCGTGATGCGCAGCTCAAGTGGAGCCCTTGCCCGCCGTTCTTGCCCAAAGGATGCGCGATCGCCGTTCTTCATGGTGATCCTGCGAAAGAGAACGCGGATCTCTTCTTCAAGGTGCCTGCCAAGTCGACCATTCCGCTCCATTGGCACACGTCGGCGGAGCGCATGATCCTCGTGGCAGGTGAGCTTCATGTCACCTATGACGGCCAGAAAACAGCCGTTCTCAAGCCCGGGACTTACGCCTACGGCCCCCCCAAAGTACCGCACAAGGGCTTCTGCGCAAGCACCAGCGCCTGCATCCTCTTCATTGCCTTTGTATCGCCGCTGGACGCAGTGCCCGTCGAGAACAAAGGGAAGTAA
- a CDS encoding TolC family outer membrane protein, giving the protein MTTPKKLQAPAVPPVIAPLSMAIALALMAVAQQAQAQSLVELYESARAFDASYQSARLQYDANLARAEQAKAGILPTAGLAAGASRTGFENTNPVVDRSFNTQNATLTATQPLYRPQNWATYEQGARQVDQAKAQLETAEQDLIVRTSQAYFDVLAAQDTLAFVQAQKAAVAEQLASAKRNFEVGTSTITDTREAQARYDLVIAQEIAAENDLRVKKIALDQLVGKTESQPKGLLAPVNLPPVVPADVNTWVQQSEAVHPGIRLAQSGLDIAELEVKKAEAGHKPTLDATASYNVTRNPSGTTQTALSTRTNTSTVGLLLNVPLFAGFATQNRVKETLALKDKARSDLDGARRTVAQSTRTAYFGVLSGQGQVKALEAAELSSQSALDANKLGYQVGVRINIDVLNAQSQLFQTKRDLAQARYNVLLGGLRLRQANGTLTPEDLRQINGLLVK; this is encoded by the coding sequence ATGACCACGCCCAAGAAACTTCAGGCGCCAGCGGTGCCTCCTGTGATAGCGCCCCTGTCGATGGCGATTGCCCTGGCGCTGATGGCTGTTGCCCAGCAGGCACAGGCCCAGAGTCTGGTGGAACTGTATGAATCGGCCCGTGCATTTGACGCAAGCTACCAGTCGGCCCGGCTGCAATACGACGCCAACCTGGCCAGGGCCGAACAGGCCAAGGCCGGCATCCTGCCAACGGCGGGCCTGGCCGCGGGAGCCTCCCGCACCGGCTTCGAAAACACCAACCCGGTGGTCGACCGCAGCTTCAACACGCAAAACGCCACGCTGACGGCCACGCAGCCGCTGTACCGGCCCCAGAACTGGGCCACCTACGAGCAGGGCGCCCGGCAGGTAGACCAGGCAAAGGCACAGCTTGAGACCGCCGAACAGGACCTGATCGTGCGCACCAGCCAGGCTTACTTTGATGTGCTGGCCGCGCAGGACACGCTGGCCTTTGTGCAGGCACAAAAGGCCGCGGTGGCCGAGCAGCTGGCCTCGGCCAAGCGCAACTTCGAGGTGGGCACCTCCACCATCACCGACACCCGCGAAGCGCAGGCCCGCTACGACCTGGTGATTGCCCAGGAGATCGCCGCCGAGAACGACCTGCGCGTCAAGAAAATCGCGCTGGACCAGCTCGTCGGCAAAACCGAATCACAGCCCAAGGGCCTGCTGGCTCCGGTGAATTTGCCGCCGGTGGTGCCGGCAGATGTCAATACCTGGGTGCAGCAGTCCGAAGCGGTGCACCCCGGCATTCGCCTGGCGCAAAGCGGGCTGGACATTGCCGAACTCGAAGTCAAAAAAGCCGAAGCCGGCCACAAGCCCACGCTAGACGCCACCGCCAGCTACAACGTCACGCGCAACCCCTCAGGCACCACGCAAACCGCCCTGTCCACACGTACCAACACCAGCACTGTCGGCCTGCTGCTCAATGTCCCGCTGTTTGCCGGCTTTGCCACGCAAAACCGCGTGAAGGAAACGCTCGCGCTGAAAGACAAGGCACGCAGCGACCTCGATGGCGCACGGCGCACCGTGGCCCAGAGCACGCGCACCGCCTACTTTGGCGTGCTGTCCGGCCAGGGGCAGGTCAAGGCCCTGGAGGCGGCCGAGCTGTCCAGCCAGAGCGCGCTGGACGCCAACAAGCTGGGCTACCAGGTGGGCGTGCGCATCAACATCGACGTGCTCAATGCGCAAAGCCAGCTGTTCCAGACCAAGCGCGACCTGGCCCAGGCGCGCTACAACGTGCTGCTGGGCGGCCTGCGCCTGCGGCAAGCCAACGGCACCTTGACGCCAGAGGACTTGCGGCAGATCAACGGGCTGCTGGTCAAATAG
- a CDS encoding rhodanese-like domain-containing protein produces MISQLNPSDFAAWRDSAQAATPGAPPVVLDVREPWELQTASVREDGFRLVRIPMREIPARLAELQEAGGTDQPIACLCHHGMRSLQVANYLAQSGFTEVVNLQGGIDAWSQQVDPSVPLY; encoded by the coding sequence ATGATTTCCCAACTGAATCCTTCTGACTTCGCCGCCTGGCGTGACAGCGCACAGGCTGCCACACCCGGCGCCCCGCCAGTGGTGCTCGACGTGCGCGAGCCCTGGGAGCTGCAGACGGCGTCAGTCAGGGAGGACGGCTTCCGGCTGGTCCGCATCCCGATGCGCGAGATCCCGGCGCGACTGGCCGAATTGCAGGAAGCCGGCGGCACCGACCAGCCGATTGCCTGCCTGTGCCATCACGGCATGCGCAGCCTGCAGGTGGCCAACTACCTGGCGCAAAGCGGCTTTACCGAGGTCGTCAACCTGCAGGGCGGCATTGACGCCTGGTCCCAGCAGGTCGATCCTTCCGTGCCGCTTTACTGA
- a CDS encoding protein-L-isoaspartate O-methyltransferase family protein, with amino-acid sequence MNYEQARFNMIEQQIRPWEVLDSQVLSLLAVVKREDFVPAAYRALAFMDMEIPLTAEAAHHKNPGQCMLAPKVEARILQDVAVQKHEKVLEIGAGSGYMAALLAHRAQQVITLEIDPTLAQMARSNLQKAGLYNAEVRTGDGAANLAQAVSSNDPLHGPFDVIVLSGSVAEVPASLLSLLKVGGRLSAIVGFEPVMRATLVTRVAEEAWRTTHTWDTVAPRLLNFPEPSKFNF; translated from the coding sequence ATGAACTACGAACAAGCCCGATTCAACATGATTGAGCAGCAAATCCGCCCCTGGGAAGTGCTGGACAGCCAGGTCCTTTCACTGCTCGCCGTGGTCAAGCGCGAAGACTTCGTACCGGCCGCCTACCGGGCGCTGGCGTTTATGGACATGGAAATTCCGCTGACCGCCGAAGCGGCGCACCACAAAAACCCCGGCCAGTGCATGCTGGCGCCCAAGGTCGAAGCCCGCATCCTGCAGGACGTGGCCGTGCAGAAACATGAGAAGGTGCTCGAGATCGGCGCCGGTTCCGGTTACATGGCGGCGCTGCTGGCGCACCGTGCCCAGCAGGTGATCACGCTGGAGATCGACCCCACGCTGGCCCAGATGGCACGGAGCAACCTGCAAAAAGCCGGCCTCTACAACGCCGAAGTGCGTACCGGCGACGGCGCTGCCAATCTTGCGCAGGCCGTGTCCAGCAACGACCCGCTGCACGGACCGTTTGACGTGATTGTGCTCAGCGGTTCCGTCGCCGAGGTGCCCGCTTCGCTGCTGTCGCTGCTCAAGGTCGGCGGACGCCTGAGCGCCATCGTGGGTTTTGAGCCCGTGATGCGCGCCACCCTGGTCACGCGTGTCGCCGAAGAAGCCTGGCGCACCACCCATACCTGGGACACGGTGGCGCCGCGGTTGCTGAACTTTCCCGAGCCTTCGAAATTCAACTTCTGA